CGCGTTTTCAACAATTGACCCATGCTCGAGATAGGGAGATTTATGCATGATGGCATCATATATCTCCGGTTCCTTCTGTGGATCTAAATTAATCAGCTTGGCATAACAACCATTTTCAAAGTTGGCGATACCCCTGTCACTCCAGCCGTGCTCATCATCACCAAGTAAAGCTCTTTCATGGTCGGCAGAAAGAGTCGTTTTACCAGTCCCGGACAAACCCAGCAACAGGGCTATATCACCATCAGGACCTTCATTGGCCGAACAATGGAGGGGTAAAATATTTTCAGCCGGAAGATAATAATTCATCACCGTAAACATCAGTTTTTTAATACTGCCACAGTAGGCTGAACCATAAACAATACCCATGGAACGATCCATATCCATGGCCACCGCCATGTTGCTGGTCATCCCCCCAGGCATTTTCCTCAGCCGCCCATCATAGCGCTGACGGTCAAGTTTGTCATAGGGCAGCACCAGCAGGGTAAAACCACGCCCGGCAAAAATGCTCTGTTCCATATTCTCCGGAACTTCCCGGAACATATTATCAGTAAAAAGGGCCGCCAGGGAAAAATCGGATATGGTTCTGGTGGGCAAGGCATAAGTGGCATCAGCACCAATCACCCGATCAGTCACATACAAACACTCCTTCCGAGAAAGGGTAGCCAGAGCATCGGCAAAAAGCCTGTTAAAGGTTTCCTCATCAATGGGTATATTGTTGGGAGAGTCCCAGTCAATATTCCCCTCACTTACCGCCCTTTTGACAATAACGGTGTCCTTGGGACTTCGTCCGGTTGATTCAGGTGGCGTCCAAGTTGCCACGGCCCCGTTAGCGGCAACAATGACTTCACGATTTTCCACTGTTGCCTGGATCAGCGCTTTTCGCGAAGGATTTAACTGCACTTGTGCATGCTCATTCAACATGCTCTTCACTTGACGTTCTAAACCCATTTTACCTCTCTCTTTTCCACCCAAAAAGTTAATATACTTCGCCCTCTTCGAAGGGGACAGAATTGAATTCTATCCCCGTATTCAAACAATTTGGATATCAGCTAAAGTTACATCTCTTTGTAACTATTCAGCATATCACTATAAACCGGCTTTTTCCTTCAGGGGACAGATTTTATTTTTCTCATCTGGAGGACATATAATTTTTGCTTCCATCATCAGGTTTATAAATCCAACTGAATAAACCATAGAGAAAAATTTAATCTGTCTCCCGGTCTTGGAGCTGAATAGTTACATCTCTTTTAACATTTTCCTGGCTTCCTCGGCACCATCAAATGTCGATGACAAGGAAAGTGCATGTTCCAGTGAGCGAGCTCCAGCTGCCGAGTCACCACCTTTGGCCAAGGCCATTCCCAAATGATAGTATACCACCGGATTTTCACCCAGTTTTTCAGCCGCTTCCCGCAGGTAGACAGAAGCCCGGCCAAAGACATTCTTCTTATAATAAATCCATCCCAGGGTATCAGTTATCCGGGGATCATCAGGACGCAGACGTTTAGCATCTTCAGCCAGTGATAAAGCCTGATCAATATTACCACCATGTTCCGCATAGAGCCAGGCCAGGTTATTCATTGCCGGCACAAACTCAGAATTAACCTGCAAAGCATCCTCATAGGTTTTCATCGCCTCCTGATAATGTTTTGTCTGTTCACGGATAATTCCAAGCAGCATATAAGGAGAAAGAACTTTGGGATTTACGGCAACAACCTGCTCATATTTTTTCTCAGCTTCGGCAAGTTTTCCCTGTCGCTGGTATACACCACCTAAATAAACATAGGAAGAAAGAAGATTGGAATTTTTTCCGATTGCGGTTTCAAAAGATTTTTTCGCCAATTCCAACTTATTAGTGCTTACATATATTCTCCCCATCAGATTGTCAGCAAACGCATCATTGGGATCCTGTTCGAGTAACGTCTGGCAGAAGGCTAATGCCTGATGCGGCTGTTTATTGATCATATGAACGGCAACAATTTCAGCCGCAACATCTTTGAGCTGTGGATTGAGCGATAAGGCTTTCTGGTAATCGGCCAGCGCCTGGGGATATTTTTTCTGCAGTCGCAGCAATAAACCCCGCTGAGCGTAACCACTAGGGTTGTCAGGCTGTAAAACAATCATCTTAGTGTATACTTTCAAAGCCCCGGAGCCATTACGCTGGGCAACCAGAATTTTCCCCTGCAGATCAAGGGCCCGGTAGTTTTTGGGCTGGGCAGCCAGAACTTCTTTAATCAGCTTAAATGCCTCATCAAATTGCCGCTGTAAATAGGCAAGTCGCGCCAGTTGATAACTGGTATTCAGGTTACCGGGAGCCAATTCTCTGGCTTTCTCCAGTTCACTTATTGCCTGATTCAAGTTTCCGTCAGCAGACATGGCCAAACCAAGATAATAATGTACAGGAGCAAAGTTTGGCCGATTTTCAACCACATAACGAAAATCAGCAGTGGCATCAAGAATCTTCTTTTCACCAAGCAGCAACCGTCCCCGCAGGTATCTGGCATGATAGTTTTTCTCATTACTGGATAATACTTCCTGCACCAGCGGTTCGGCCAGATCTGCCTGTTTCTGATCCAGGTACAACTCCGCCAGCTTGAGTCTGGCCGGTTCCGACTTGGCATCAGCCTTAACTGCCTGTTTAAAGGCTGATAAAGCCTGATCAGTTTTACCCACTTTCTGGTAAAAATCACCCAGCATCAGCATTGCATCAGCATTTTCAGGAGATTGTGAAACCATATCCTGCAACGTTGCTTCTGCCTTTTGTAAATTCTGTAACTGGGACATGTAAAAATTAACCAGAACCATCCGCAGGCCTTTATTGCCAGGATTTTTCTCAACCAGAGATTCATACAACTGCTGGGCTGCAAGTTTCTTGCCGGCAATAACATACATGCGGGCCAGGGCTAAAGAAGCGTTCATTCCTTCGGTGTCAAGGGATACCGCTTTTTTCAAATGAACGAATGCCAGCTCAAACTTCTTTTGTTGTCCGTAAAAATTGCCAAGAATAATATGCGTATTCACCCTATCCGGCCCCTGGTTTAACGCCTGCTGATATGCTTTCTCCGCTTCCTCCAGGGCACGATTACGGGCATGTAAATGGCCAAGAATCATCAACGCTTCAATATTATTCGCCTCTTTTGCCAGTACCAGCTGGACCTTTTTCATGGACTCATCGTATTTCCCTGCCAGCAGGTAAAATCCGGCAAGTTTCAAATTAGCCTCAGCCATCTCAGGATCAAGGGTTACGGCATTATAAAATTCACGCACAGCCTGTTTCGGCTGCTGTAATTTAAGGTACACTTCCCCCAGTTGATAATGAACCCTGGCATCTTTGGGGTCAATTTGCACCACATTCAGGTATTCAATTCGGGCCTCTTTATATTTTTCCGCTTTCACATACTCCAGTGCCCGCTGTAGATGATCTGCTTTTTTTTGTTCAGGATTTTTACTGCACCCTGACAAAATGGATAAGCAGAAAAGAAACGTTAAAAAAATCAGCCCAGCCATACACCATCTATTTCTGTTGTGCATCATCAGTCTATTCCTTCCTATAAAAATCATCAGTGGTCGGTTTCCTAACAAAAAGGAATCCAAGCCAATTGATCTTGCTGCTGCCCGTCAAGATTATCGGGTTATTACACCTAAATTAAGCGATTAGCTTTTAGCACTTAGCGATTAGCTCAATAATTACAAGATATTTAATATTATACATATTCACCCGATGGGTTTTGTTACTAATCAACGTAAAGCCCTGATTATTAAAAGCTAAATGCTAATGGCTAACCGCTAATACTCAGCTTAGGTTACATTATCAGTGGATAATTGCAATATCTCAACTTTCTGACTTGTGTTGCCAGGAGACATTATCAGGATATTCGGGCTTGGCTCACAGCCTGTCTGCCGACAGGCAGGCGGCATTGACCGCCGAACGAATCACCACGACGGTGATTCGCGGCGGGCACCTCGGAGCTGCACACGATGTGCAGCAAGAATGAGCGAGAGCCATGCCGGAATATCCTTGAAGCACATTTTTTCAAGCCCTGCCTGTCGGCAGACAGGTGTTTTTTCACAACTCAGAAAGTTGACGCAATATTTTAAAAACTCGATTACCGGTTTCTCTAGACGATCAAGCCTCAAAATCCACCACACTGCAGCCAAACAAGGCATCAACTTCCTGCATCAGCTCACTGCTGGGCTTAACACTGTAGTCGTTTGAGAGAGAAAGCACTATTTCACAATCATCCTTCCTTAAAGTTACATATCCCGGGCAGTCGCCCCGGCAGCGAGATAAAATGCCCTGGAAAAGATTTAATTTACTGACGGTCAATAGATTATGATTCAAGGCAAAGACAACTCGACTGACCATTTTTGCAGTAGCTTCCTTAAGACTCATCACTGCTGTGGCCACAACCTTCGCCTTTCCTCTCTCATCATCAATTTCAACCCGCCCTTCGATAATCAGCGGCTCCTGACTGTCAATGTAGGGAGAAGCCAGCTGGAAGGCATCAGGAAATAAAGTCACGTCAACAGTCCCCGTAAGGTCTTCCAGGGTAATAAACCCCATAAGTTTGCCCTTCGCCGTCCGCTTTTCCCTGACAACGGCTACTAGACCGCCAATACGAACCCGGGATTGATCCTGGAAAGCAGAAAGCCGGCCAATTTGGGCGACGGCGCAACGTTTCATTTCCTCTATACACTGTTGAAGAGGATGGCCGGTAATATAAAAACCCAGAGCTTCCCGTTCGTTCGCCAATTTTAATTTATCATCCCACTCCTCAATATCAGGATAACTATATATTTGCTCGGCATCAGTGTCATTATCCTCACCTCCCAGATCAAAAAGGGAAAGTTGACCCTGCTGTTTATCCCGCATAACCCGCTGGCCGGTTTCAATGGCATCTTCCATCACCGCGGCAATTTTCGCCCGGCTGATTCCAGTCGAATCAAAGGCTCCTGCCTTAATCAGGCCTTCGATCACCCTTTTATTGACTTTGTGCAGATCAACCCGCTGGCAGAAATCAAAAATGGAGCTGAAACTTTCACCATCACCACGTTCCCGAAAAATTTCTTCAGCCGCTTTACTGCCGACATTTTTGATTGCCGCCAAACCAAAACGAATTCCTTCTTTCACCACCGAAAAAGAGGTTCCGCTTTCATTGATATCCGGAGGAAGAACCTCAATATGCATCTCCTTGCATTCGCTAATATTTTTTATAACCTTATCAGAATTCTGCATATCCTCCATCAGCAGAGCGGCCATAAATTCAACCGGATAATGGGCTTTCAGGTAAGCAGTCTGATAAGCGATATAGGCATAGGCGGCAGAATGGGATTTATTGAAACCGTATTCGGCAAATTTTGCCATCAGGTCAAATATCTCCCCGGCTTTCTTCTCATTAATTTTATTGGCTTTTGCCCCATCCATAAATCTTTGTCGCTGCTGGTCCATTTCTTCAGCTTTTTTCTTTCCCATGGCCCGGCGAAGGATATCTGCTTCTCCAAGGGTATAACCGGCCAGCAACTGGGAAATCTGCATCACCTGTTCCTGGTAGACGATGACACCATAGGTATCCTTAAGGATCGGTTCCAGTTGGGGCAGCAGGTATTCAATTTTCTGCCTGCCATGTTTACGATCAATAAAATCATCAATCATCCCACTATTCAAAGGACCGGGGCGATAGAGAGCAACCAAGGCAATAATATCCTCGAAGGTTCCTGGATTAAGCCGCCGCATCAGGGACTGCATACCGCTGCTTTCCAACTGAAACACCCCGGTTGTGGTCCCTGACGCCAGCAACTTATAAGTCTTCGGATCATCAAGAGGAATATCATCAATATTGAAAGAATCAGCGCCATCAGCTTTAATCAACCTCACGGCATTGTCAATAACCGTCAAGGTCTTTAATCCCAGAAAGTCGAACTTTATCAACCCCAGTTTTTCAATATTCGTCATGTCATACTGGGTGACAATTTCATTGTTTTGTCCGGAATACAACGGCAGGTAATCAACCAGTGGATTATTGGCAACCACTACCCCGGCGGCATGGATTGAGGCGTGGCGGTTAAGCCCTTCAAGAGCCAGCGATATTTTCAGCAGCTGCTGTTCTCTCGCGGAGCCTTTCCGGAGTGCCCCCAGCCGTTTTTCCTTTTTCAACGCTTCTTCCAGAGAAATATTCAGGACCGTGGGAACCAGCTTGGCAATTTTGTCTACCTCGGCATAAGGCATATTTAATCCGCGTCCCACATCACGGATCACCCCCTTCGCCTGCATTTTGCCAAAGGTAATGATCTGGGCTACCCGGTCACTCCCATATTTTTCGGTAACATAACGAATGACTTCTTCACGGCCACGAATGCAGAAATCCATATCAACATCCGGCATGGAAATTCGTTCCGGATTAAGGAAACGTTCAAACAGCAGGCCATATGGCAGCGGATCAATATCCGTAATTTTCAAGGAAAAGGCTACCAGGGAACCCGCCGCGGACCCCCGGCCCGGACCCACTGGAATAGCGCGCCGGCGGGCATAATTAACAAAATCAGCAACAATCAGAAAATAACCGGCAAAACCCATTTCATTGATCATTGCCAGCTCAGATTCCAACCGCTCCTTATACTTTACCAACAGTTCATCATTCCACTTATCACCATAGAACCTTTGGATTTTATCCAGACGCTGAGCAAAACCCTCTCGACTTTTATCCTCCAGATGAGCGCTTAAACTCTGGCCGTCTGGCGGCGCATAATTAGGCGGATGATAAGTTCCAAATTCAAACTTGAAATTACATCGTTCGGCAATTTCAATGGTGTTGGCTATAGCTTCAGGATAATCAACAAAACCAGCAGCCATTTCTTCAGGCGATTTAAAATACAGCTGATCAGTGCCATACTGCATACGACTCGGATCATCCATGTGCTTACCGGTCTGGATACACAACAAAACTTCATGGGCCCGGGCATCTTCAGCCATCAGATAATGACAGTCATTTGTGGCCACCAGCGGAAGATCAAATTTGCGGGCCAAGGCAATCAACTGCTCATTCACCTTGTACTGATCCGCGATTCCATTATCCTGAAGTTCAATAAAAAACCGCCGATTATCAAACAGCTGCTGATAGAATTGCACTTCTTCTTCCGCCAGCTGTTGTTCACCACGATTAAGATATGCCGCCACTACCCCATTCAAACAGGCACTGAGGGCGATTAAGCCCTCATTATGAAGACTGAGTAATTCCTTATCAATACGCGGCCGATAGTAAAACCCTTCAAAATAGCCCAGAGTTACCAATTTACAGAGGTTTTTATACCCCTGTTGATTTTTTGCCAGCAGCACCAGATGATGGGCAATATCCGGATTTTTACCACCACGCCTATCATGACGGCTCCCGGGAGCCACATAGACTTCACAACCAATAATGGGTTTGATACCGTACTTTTCCGCCATCCGGTAAAAGTCAACCGCGCCGAACATATTCCCATGGTCGGTAATGGCCACGGCCGGCATTTTAAACTCGCTGGCCCGCTTCATCAGGTGTTCCAGGCGAATGGCCCCGTCAAGAAGGCTGTACATGGTATGGAGATGCAGATGAACAAAAGATGAGTGTTTCATAACCTACTGTAATTATTTAGTATTTTAATATATAATTGGAAACATCAACCAAGTTTATCGCCTTGATTACCTATCATAGGAAGAAGAACTTTCACAAGTAAAAAAGGACACAGCCAAGCAGTAAAGGTTAAAGGTCAATTTTTCTGAGTTGCTCTAAAAACAGCTAGACTGTGGGATGCACTAAAGCAATGTCTCCGGATGTTCCGGCATGGCTCTCGCTCATTCTCGCCGACCGTCCATGGCCTGCCTGTGCGTGCCGCACGCAGACAGGCTATGAGCCAAGCCCAAGCATCCTAATGATGTATCCCTGGCAATGCAAGTCAGAAAGTTAAGGTTAAAAAAACCTGAAGCCATCAAAACTAGTAGCTTTACAATTAAGCAATTTTATTTTACAAAGAGAAACAAATTCTGATTGTCATCCCTCTACCTCTGGAGAAATTTCAATGCCATCAACACCCAACCCGGCGCGGCTTTCCAGTTTGCATGCACGCCTGGAAACAATGAATAATATCGTTCGCAGCCTGCGAATCACCATTCCGGAAGAGCAACCGAAACTGGAAAAATGGCTGGGCACTATCCATGAACTGCTTCGGTTTTCCGATCAGTTCTCCCTGCCGGTCACGGTCATTGGTCCGGTAAAATCCGGAAAAAGCACTTTATTAAACACTTTGCTTGGACAGAAGATTCTTCCCATGGGAGCCGGCATAACCACAACTTTTGTCACGGCAATTCACCATGGCAATGATTTGCATGGTGAAATATCTCTTATTTCGCCGGACCAGGCTGACAACCTTTTCCAAAACAGCTGCCACTTCCTTTTTGCCAGTGATCTGGAAGAAAGCGAGGTTTCCCTTTTCGAACCTGACGACCGTCAACGGATTAAGCAGTTATTAGAAGATTTTTCACAGAAGACTACGTTAACCCGCTATGGCAGTTTTGACAGAGACTACCAACTGCTGAAAAATCTTCTGGCAGGCTATGACAATTTGGCTGATTATTCATGGGGGACAGATTTGAAATCTGTCCCCGACAAGAACCTATCTTTCAACCAGGAAGAGCTGGACCAGTTCAGACAGTTTATTACCAGCGAGCCAGTCTCCACCTTTCTCGAACAAGCAACCGTTTTTTTCCCTTTCACCATCCTGCCAGAATATGTGGTCATGCAGGATTGCCAGGGACTGGACACTCCCAGTCCCGGACAACAGGCACTTGCCATTCAGCAACTGGCAACCAGTCCGATCCTTATTTATGTTATCAGCAGCCGCATGGGTCTGCGTCAGGCGGATTATCACCTGCTCGAACACCTGCACGATTTGGGGCTGGCGTCAAAGCTGCTCTTCGTGCTCAACTTTGATCTGGCAGAACATCCGTCCAGAGAAAAGATGGATGAGATCCTCAACCGCTGTCGTCAAGAACTGGCAGAGCTGGGATTTAACCAGCCATGCTACGCTTTCTCCGCCCTCTACCATCTCTACGACCGGCTGAGAAAGGAAAGCCCTTTAGAAAAAAGTGAGGAAAACCGTTGGCTTCTCTGGCAGGAGGAACCTGAAAAGCTCGAGCTTTCAGCCACAAACTGGGAATCCTTTACCGCCAGGTTACTGGAACTTACAGGCAAGCAGGCAGACGAGTCATTGCTTCAGCATCTGAACAGCCGAATAATGCATATTGCCGGTCGGGCCCATTACCTGGTCACTGTCAGGAAAAAGTCTCTCTCATTGAACCAGGAGGAGATTGACAGCTCGGTACATAATCATGAGGAGCATAAAGAAAACTTAAAGCAGTTAGAAAAACAGCTTGGCACTACACTGAATTCAATCACCAGTCAGTGCGAGCGAGAATATTACCAGAAAATAGAATCATGGTTCAATCAAGCCCAAGAGGGTGGAATCCGGCCGCTTCTCCATCATATTATCGATAACTACCAGCTGCCTGATGATTTATTGCCGGCGAAGAACCGCAACCCGCTGCTACCACTGAAATTACTTGAACGACATTTCCAACAGGTCATTCACCCTCAACTACAGGAAAAACTGGAAATCAGCATCCATCAATTCTGGCAAATCCTCGAAAAGGAGATTCAATCTGCCTACTCCTCCCGTTGTACTTCGTTATTTTTTCTCCTGGAGAAGGCAACTGGAAGCGAAGTGGACAACCAGGAACGGCATAATCTTCCATCACCCATAAACTGGGACAGCAAACTGCCGAAATTCAGTTTTGCCAATCCATTGGCAGAACGATTTTCCGCCGTCTCAAAATTTTCACTGATCGGCAAATTATTATCCGACAAGTTGAAACAACTGCGTAAAAGGCGCTCATGGGGAGATACAATCAGCAACCAACTTCAGCAGCAAGCTCGAAATGAACTTAAAGGCCGACTCCTGGATTACCAGGAAAAATTGAAATTCCTTTTTCTGCGACCCTACCTGGAGGAATATGAACACCTGATCAGTGATTATCTGGCTGACTTTATCCACATCAGCACCTTGGAGATGTCCCAACAACAGAATGGTCTGCAGGCTCAAGGACAACAACAGGAAGAATTATTTGAAATCCTGGACAATCAAGGAAATGAGCTTGAACAACTTATAGAAAGCCTGAACAATTTCACCATAACGGCGACAAATCCGTGAGCAGCAGATATCTGATTACTGCCCCCTGGGTCATGCCTTATCCGGGGAAACTGATTGCCAACGGGGCCGTTTGCATCGAGGATAACCGGATTATCCAAGTATCTCGGCAAAGTGAAATCCCCACTGAAAATGACTACGATACCATCCGCATTTTCCAGGATAATTGTCTGCTTATGCCCGGATTGGTCAATGCCCATTGCCATCTAGAACTGACCGAGTTTGCCGACCTGTGCCCGGTTCCAGGAACCGTGGACTTCATAGACTGGATAATATCAGTTATTGCCGTGAAGAAGGTGACTCCAATGGAAACCTTCAGAACCGGATTAGCAACCGGCCAGCAACTTTTACTGGAAAGTGGCACAACCTGTGTTGGCGATCTTCGCAGCCCGGAAATATTTCTATCTCCAGAAACAGCACCGGGTATCTTGCGAGCCGTTAAATTTCTTGAAATCATCGGCCAGGACCCCCGGAAACAACTTCAACTACTGGAACTGCTGGCAGCCGAAGCATCCATTGTACCAGAGAAAAACCCGCTGGTTCAGTCCGGCATTGCCCCCCATAGCCCCTATACGGTATCATTGCCATTATTGAAACAACTGATCATCGAAGCGGAAAAGCAAAAACTGCCAGTCACCATCCATCTGGGCGAATCTGTAGCAGAAACCCGGTTTTTCCGTGATGGGCAAGGCCCCATAGCTGAAAAACTCTACCCACATATAGACTGGCAGATCTTTACACCTCCAGCTTATGGTAAAGATTCCATTGATGTCCTGCTGGAAAAACAGATCATTCATAAAATCAGTGCCGTCCATCTGGGCACCGCCCGCAAAGACCAACTCAAACAGTTTGCCCAGCTGTCTATCAAACCGATAATCTGTCTGCGCAGCAACCAGACACTGGGAAACCCCTTGCCTGACCTGCCGACCATGCTTGATTATGACCTGTCTCCGGCGCTGGGAACTGACAGCCTTACCAGTGTCAACAGTCTCAGCCTCTGGGATGAGATGCGATTTATAACCAGGACCTTTCCCAGTATTCCGGCAATCAGCATTTTAACAATGGCAACAATTAATGGGGCCGCAGCATTAGGCCTTGAGAACAGTACCGGGAGGCTTGAAGCAGGATATGAAGCCGATCTGATTGCGGTGCAAATAAAGTCACCCCAGCGTTTTCCTGATCTGGAGGAGCTGATAAAAAATACCGAAAACCGGGATATCAGGCTGGTAATGGTGGGGGGGGAAATAGTCAGGCTTTAACATCAATGAACACTCCACCTGAACGACGGTGGGGTTGGCTTGTTTCAGCTTGGGAGTTATTGGATTTTACACGTGCGGATTCCCTTTTCCGGGAAGGATGGCGAGATGACTGATCATCTTTTTTATGGGGATTATTATCCAGAACCGGATGTTCGGCTTGATTAATTTCCTGAATATCGCGCTGCTGCTTTTCTTCTTTCAGCAATTGCTGCTGGACAAGTTTGCTCAGCTCAACTTCAGCCCCATGGGCACCCTGCTGCTGCATTTTACTGACTGTGGTTGTTTGCAGCAGCACTTGCTGCATATCTACAGCTCTAAGCATAAATCATGTCCTCCTGCCTTGCTATCGGCAGAAAGGCATCAGAACTTGAGTTTGATCCTCGCAATCCGCTGGGCTAGACCCTGCTCTTCATCCACCTCTATCAACACCCCATGAAGCTGGATGTTTTCACTGGCCACCTCAAAACGATTGGGCATGGCAGTTAAAAATTTACTGATTACCCGATCTCCCTTCATCCCGATAACCGAATCCATCGGCCCCGTCATTCCCAAATCAGTAATATAGGCAGTTCCACCGGGGAGCAAGCGCTCATCAGCTGTTTGCACATGGGTATGGGTGCCTGCCAGGGCGCTGACACGCCCATCAAGGTACCAGGCCATGGCCATCTTTTCCGATGTCGCCTCAGCATGAAAATCGATGATGATCACTCTGGTTTCAGCCTGCATCTTTTCAATCAAGGGGACAACAGTCTGGAAAGGACAATCCAACGGGCCCATGAAAATCCTGCCGGATAGACTGATTACCCCAATTTTAATTTCCGGCACATTTTTTGAGGAAATAATTACATCCCCCCGACCTTTATTCCCAGCCGGATAATTTGCCGGCCTTAAGAGTCGTGGCTGGTCCTCAATATATGGCTCAATTTTCTTCTGGTCCCAGATGTGATTACCCGAAGTAATGACATCAACACCACATTGAAAAATATCTTCCGCAATTTCAGGAGTGATACCAAAACCACCGGCCGCATTTTCGCCATTGGCGATAACCGCATCCAAATGGTGCTCATCAATAAGCCACGGAAGCTTTTCCTGCAGAATCTTTCTCCCGGGACGACCGATAATATCACCAATCATGGCAATGCGAATCATTTGGCATAACCCACAGCTCTGGTTTCACGAATCACAGTAACCTTAATCTGCCCGGGATAGGTCAGATCTTTTTCAATCTGTTGAGCAATATCTCTGGTAAGAACCAGGGCATCTTCATCACTTATTTTTTCGTGGTTTACAATAACCCTGATTTCACGGCCTGCCTGGATGGCAAATGTTTTATCAACCCCCTTAAAAGCATTGCCAATGTTTTCCAGGGCCTCAAGTCGCTTGATGTAGGCATCAAGCATTTCCCTGCGGGCGCCTGGACGAGCACCTGAGAGGGCATCTCCGGCCTGAATCAGCACATCCAGAACCTGATTTGGTTCCACGTCTCCATGATGGGCTTCAATGGCATGAACAATTTCCGGTTTTTCACCATAGCGCCGGGCCAGATCCGCACCAATAACTGCATGGGAACCTTCAACTTCATGATCAACTGCTTTACCGATATCGTGCAATAATCCAGCCCGACGTGCCTCTTTCACCGACAATTTCAATTCCGCCGCCATCATGCCGCAGATAAAAGCAACTTCAACGGAATGTTCATAAATATTTTGAGTATAACTGGTCCGGTATTTCAATCGGCCAATCAGGCGAACCAACTCCGGATGCATCCCATGAAGTCCGAGATCAAATATCGCTTTTTCACCGGCTTCTTTCATGGTATGCTCAATTTCTAATTTAACTTTAGCCACCACTTCTTCCACATGTGCCGGATGAATCCGTCCATCAGAAATCAGCCGGTTTAAACTCATCCGGGCAATTTCCCGACGAACCGGATCAAATGAGGAAATAATAACCGCCTCAGGAGTATCATCGATAATTAAATCAACTCCCGTTGCGGCTTCAATGGAACGGATATTACGCCCCTCCCGCCCGATAATCCTTCCCTTCATTTCATCTCCGGGAAGGTTCACCACAGATACCGTACGTTCGGTAGCGTATTCACCGGCATAACGCTGAATTGCCTGGCTGATAATTTTGGTTGCTTTCTTTTCCGCCGTCTCTTTGGCCTCGTCCTCAACCTGCTTTATCTGTTTGGCTGATTCATGTTTTGCTTCTTCAACCATCATTTGCATCAATGTTTCTTTTGCCTGTTGAGAACTCATCCCGGCAATTTTTTCCAGTTTTT
The genomic region above belongs to Pseudomonadota bacterium and contains:
- a CDS encoding phosphoenolpyruvate carboxykinase (ATP) — its product is MGLERQVKSMLNEHAQVQLNPSRKALIQATVENREVIVAANGAVATWTPPESTGRSPKDTVIVKRAVSEGNIDWDSPNNIPIDEETFNRLFADALATLSRKECLYVTDRVIGADATYALPTRTISDFSLAALFTDNMFREVPENMEQSIFAGRGFTLLVLPYDKLDRQRYDGRLRKMPGGMTSNMAVAMDMDRSMGIVYGSAYCGSIKKLMFTVMNYYLPAENILPLHCSANEGPDGDIALLLGLSGTGKTTLSADHERALLGDDEHGWSDRGIANFENGCYAKLINLDPQKEPEIYDAIMHKSPYLEHGSIVENAMIYPSGHFDFDDDRITPNSRGSYLLSCLENIKKSSVGTHPSTILFLTADANGVLPPISRLTPAQAMTWFLMGYTSKLAGTETGIVEPVTTFSRFFGEPFMPRNPDVYASMLGERMKAHGAEVYLVNTGWSGGPYGVGHRMDIDVTRSLVRAALNGELKKVDYNNDELFHIQVPRSCPGVPAEILNPRDTWSDKEAYDQRAGKLA
- a CDS encoding tetratricopeptide repeat protein, translated to MIFIGRNRLMMHNRNRWCMAGLIFLTFLFCLSILSGCSKNPEQKKADHLQRALEYVKAEKYKEARIEYLNVVQIDPKDARVHYQLGEVYLKLQQPKQAVREFYNAVTLDPEMAEANLKLAGFYLLAGKYDESMKKVQLVLAKEANNIEALMILGHLHARNRALEEAEKAYQQALNQGPDRVNTHIILGNFYGQQKKFELAFVHLKKAVSLDTEGMNASLALARMYVIAGKKLAAQQLYESLVEKNPGNKGLRMVLVNFYMSQLQNLQKAEATLQDMVSQSPENADAMLMLGDFYQKVGKTDQALSAFKQAVKADAKSEPARLKLAELYLDQKQADLAEPLVQEVLSSNEKNYHARYLRGRLLLGEKKILDATADFRYVVENRPNFAPVHYYLGLAMSADGNLNQAISELEKARELAPGNLNTSYQLARLAYLQRQFDEAFKLIKEVLAAQPKNYRALDLQGKILVAQRNGSGALKVYTKMIVLQPDNPSGYAQRGLLLRLQKKYPQALADYQKALSLNPQLKDVAAEIVAVHMINKQPHQALAFCQTLLEQDPNDAFADNLMGRIYVSTNKLELAKKSFETAIGKNSNLLSSYVYLGGVYQRQGKLAEAEKKYEQVVAVNPKVLSPYMLLGIIREQTKHYQEAMKTYEDALQVNSEFVPAMNNLAWLYAEHGGNIDQALSLAEDAKRLRPDDPRITDTLGWIYYKKNVFGRASVYLREAAEKLGENPVVYYHLGMALAKGGDSAAGARSLEHALSLSSTFDGAEEARKMLKEM